The DNA region GAAGGCATAGCGGATGGCTATGCCTTTGACTCTATTCCGCTTTTCGCAACGCCGGGAACAACAGCACCTCACGGATGGAATGTTTGTTCGTGAAGACCATGGTCAACCGATCCACGCCCCATTGTTCGTCGACAATTTGGCGCGATTTTTCCTGCGCGGCTTTGGGCATCATGCCGAGCGAGTTGCCGTCGAAGTAGACCAGGCTTGGGTCGGGGATAAAGAATTGGTCGCGGAATGAGGCGAGCTTGTCCTGTGCGTCAAGTTGGAGGGCAAAATCGCGGGAGGCGGAGAAGGTGGTCATATCCCTATTTTACCTTTCCACTCACTTCTTAAACATGGAAATCGCAGACGGCAGAGGTCGGTCATTGATGAATGAAGAAAGCATCTCCGAAAAAAGGTCGGGGAATTGCAGATTCCAAACGTGACCCGCCGCTTTGACAATTCCGCCTTGTCCATGCGGGGAACTTCGAGCCAATTTGCGCGCCATATCTTTGGCTACAAAAGTTTCCTTTTCACCAGCGACAGCCAGGAAAGGTATCTTGACTTCGGAAAGAGGTTCGATCGCACCGTACGCATCCATCATACGGCTGAAACTTTCCACTGAAAATTTCTTAAAATCCTGCCCGAAATCATCCACAAAATGAAGCGGAATTCCAAACTGCATCACCACCAATCTCGCAAGCTGTTCCGGTCTGAGCAATTTGAACAACGGTTTGTTCAGGTTTTGCATTTTCACCAAGAATGGATTAAGCCTGCCGGATGTTCCGCTCAAAATAACCTTGTACAGCACATCGGGCACGCGAGTCAACATGGCTTGGGCAATTACGCCGCCAAATGACAATCCCACCACATGCGCCCGTTTGGCAGGGATTTTTTCCAAAATGAATCCGGCAACCTGACGGGCGGTATGATCCGCGCTTTCGAATTTCTCACCTGCGCTGTCTCCATGACCCGGCAGGTCGGGTGCAATACAGTAGTAATCGTTCTTCAACGTTTCGATCTGCGCCCGCCACATGCGGCTGCTTAATGGAGATCCGTGCAAGAACACAATGGCGGGGTTTTGCGGGTTTCCGTCTTCCAGAAAGAACATTTGATTCTCCAGAGTAAAAAAAGAAGGCATAGCGGATGGCTATGCCTCTGATTCTATTCTTCTTTCCTCAACGCCGGGAACAACAGCACCTCACGGATGGAATGTTTGTTCGTGAAGACCATGGTCAACCGATCCACGCCCATGCCAAAACCACCGCTGGGAGGCATGCCATAGCGCATGGCACGCAGATAATCCTCATCGAGCGGATGCTTCTCCTCGTCGTCCGCTTCGTAGTCACGCCCCATTTCGATGAAACGCTGTTCCTGGTCGAGCGGATCGTTCAACTCGGTGAAGGCGTTGCATAACTCAAATCCCGCCACATAGCCTTCGAAGCGTTCCACCGTGAGCGGGTCACCGGGCATGGATTTCGCCAGCGGCGAAATATCGCGCGGATAGTTATACAGGAAGGTCGGCTGGATGAGCGTCGGCTCCAAATATTCACTGAGCAGGAAATCGATCAACTTGCCACGTGTAGCTTTCGGGTCAGGCGCCGCTGACGGCTGTTTCTCTTTAATGGCTTTGAGCAACGCCTCGGCGGTTTTGTGCTCCGCGATGTCGATGCCGCTGGTTTCAAGGATGCCCTGCCGCATTTCGAGACGTTTCCACGGCGGTTTGAACTCCAGTTCATGCTCGCCGTATTTGACCCTGGTCGTGCCGAGCACCTGCTCGGCGGCATAAGCGACCATCTGCTCGGTGAGTTCCATCACCTGTAAATAATCCGCGTATGCCCAATAGAATTCGAGCTGCGTAAATTCAGGGTTGTGTTTGAACGACACACCCTCGTTGCGGAAGTCGCGTCCGATCTCGTAAACTTTTTCCAAATTGCCGACCAGCAAACGCTTAAGATACAACTCGAACGAGATACGCAGGTACATATCCTGATCGAGTTCGTTATGATGCGTCACGAACGGACGCGCCGCCGCGCCGCCATACAACGGCTGGAGGATGGGCGTTTCCACTTCGAGAAAGCCGTGGTCGTCGAGGAAGGTCCGCAGGGACTTGATGAGCGCGGCGCGCTTGCGGAACGTCTCGCGGACTTCGGGATTGACCGCCAGATCCGCGTAACGCTGGCGCGCGCGCAATTCGGGATCTTCGAGCGTGGCATAACGCACCACCGTGCCGTCTTCCTTGGTCACATCCTTGTCAGCGGGGAGAGGGGTGATGGATTTGGCGAGCAGTTTGAAGTCGTGGACGTGAAGCGAAACTTCCCCCGCCTTGGTGCGGAACATGACACCCGTCGCCTCGATGAAATCGCCGAGGTCGAACATGCGGTTGAAGAATTCCAAACGGTCTGCACCGACTTCGTTCACGCGGAAGAAAAGCTGGATCTTGCCGTCGCCGTCTTCGATGTGGGCGAAGGTCAACTTGCCTTTCGGACGCATCGAACGGAGTCGTCCCGCCAGTGTGGCGTTGACTTCCTTCGTTTCGTCGGCTTCGAATTCAGCAATGGCTTGTGCGCTGGTGTGCGTGCGCTTCGCGCGTGTGGGATACGCCTCCACGCCCTCGGCGCGGAGTTCCTCCAGTTTTTGCAAACGGACTTTTTCAAGGGAATTGTATTCTGCCATGTTCTTCCTTACTCCCTTCCCACTACTGGAGGGAAGGGCAGGGCTGGGGTGAAAAAATAAAAAGCCCCGCGCCAATGCAAATTGGACGCGGGGCAATGAGGCGCGTCCTGGTTCTAGCCGACCTTGAGGATCTTTACGTTGTACGTGCCGCCGGGGGTTTCGACTTTCACCGTCTCACCGACCTTGTGACCAAGGATGGCTTTGCCGATCGGCGATTCGTTGGAAATCTTGCCTTCGCGCGGATTGGCTTCCGCCGCGCCGACGATGACAAAGGTTTCCGCTTCGAAATTACCTTCCTTGATGGTGACCTTCGAGCCGACCTGAATGGCATCGGTCTTTTTGCCCTTGCCATTGGTCTCTTCGATGATCTGGGCGGTGGCGAGCAAAAGTTCAAGTTCCTGAATGCGCCCCTCAACAAAAGCCTGCTCATTCTTGGCGGCTTCGTATTCGGCATTCTCGATCAACTCACCACCCTCCATCGCTTCGTGCAAGCGTTCGGCAACTTCCAGCCGTTTGGTGGTACGCAAGTAATCCAGTTCCTCTTGTAACTTTTCAAAACCCTCTTTGGTAAGGAAATTGGTTGTCATGATACTGTCCTGCTCTAATGAATTTTGCATCTCTTAATAGAGATGCAAGTGATTAAAAATTTCCGGGGTTGGTTTCCGGAAAGCGCGCATACTATATCATGATTCAGGGTGGGATTCAAGTCCCAAAAGCATTGCAGAATTTGCCTAGACAGGGCTCCAAAAGCGGATTCCGCCCGATTCTGCCCAATATCGGCGGATTTTCTCTCGCATTTCCTCGGACGTCTCGAACAGGGCGGCGATCTGGGATTCGTAGGCTTCAACCGCCTCCTGCCAGGACCGGACACCTGCCTCGCTGACCCGTTCGACCGTTTCCTTCATCCCAGCCGTGTTCGGGGGCAGGTGTTCAGGCGAGTTGAACAGATAGGGAATATCAGCGGCGTAACGCAAGGGGCGACCGATCAACTCCGCGGCGCGGCGGGCGAGGATATGGTCCACGTGTTTGCCAATGCCGAATTGACAGATCAGTTCATCGTCCGGTTTGAGGCGGGCGGAGATGGTTTCTGCAATGCGGACGGGCAGATCCGCTTCGTCGGGGTGAGGCTCCACGAAGATGTCACCGTACAGCCACTTCCCATCTTTGCCTTGACGATAGATGCAATCGAGAAAGTCAAAATGGTGAATGGTCGCGCCGAGAATTTTTGCGGCGTTCGCGTCCTCCCGCCTTCTTCCACGAACGACCTCCTCCGCGGTGGTCATGCCCCACTGATAGTGAAGCACTTGCGCGAACGGTGAAAGTTCGGTGGTCGGCGGCACGCCGCACATGATCGTCCAGATCTCGACGGGGTTGCCTGCCCGGGTTTGGTCGTAGATCCAGCCGCCAGCGGAGAGCGCGGCGTCGTCAAGGTGGGGGGAAAGGTAGATCCAGCGCATGTCGCATTTTTACCATAAAACGGTAATGGACTTAAGAGACAGAAGCATTTACACTTGGACAACTGGAACTTTCGCATGAGAGAGCGACGCAAGCAGGAACGAAAAAATCTGATGGCATACACACAGGTTTTCGACCTGTATGGCGGCTTTTTGCTTGGCTATCTCGCAGACCTGACCCAGCACGGCGCCATGGTCATCAGCGAAGTTCCGCAGCGGCGGGATACAGAGATCACACTTGCCTTCGAAATTCCGGAACTGCCAAATGTCAGCACGTCCCGCATGACGCTGCCCGCGCGCGTGGTATGGTGCGAACATGACATCAGTCCGCAGTTCTTCAACGTGGGATTTGAATTCAAAGAAGTGTCGGACCAGCAAAAATCTTTGATCGAAACCATTATCAAGGAATATGAATTCCGGCGGGACACGCCAAAATAGACATCCATTTTAGGCGGCGATCCGGAAAGATATCGCCGCCTTTTATGTTAAACTTCGCCCATGCAAACCGCGAAGACGCTTTTCTTTACAGCGCCAAAACAAGTGGAGGTCCGCGAGACGCTTCTCCCCCCGCCGAAAGCGGATGAGGTGCTCGTGAAGACCATCTGCTCCGCTGTCAGCGCCGGGACGGAGATGCTGGTGTATCGCGGTCAGTTCCCGCAGTTGACCGATGCGCACGACGCGATCAGCAGTGAGTTGAAATATCCGCTGGCATATGGATACGCATGTGCGGGAAAAGTGGTGGAAATCGGGGAGAAAGTGGATAAAAAGTGGGAAAACCGGCTCGTATTTTGCTTTCAACCGCATACGTCCCATTTTGTTTCAAAAACCGATGCTTTATTTTCCATTCCACCATCCGTATCACCAGAAAATGCCTGTTTCCTGCCGAACATGGAAACGGCGGTAAATCTTGTCCAAGACGGCGCTCCCATTGTAGGCGAGCGCGTTTTGGTTCTGGGGCAGGGAGTGGTTGGTTTGCTGACCGCTTCGCTGTTGAGCGAGTTTCCGCTGGAGAGGCTGGTCACTACGGATCGATTCGAATTGAGGCGCGAGGCATCGGGTAAGATAAATAAAATCACGAGTCTCAATATTTCAGAGATTCAAGAACCCTCGTTTGCCTACGCGCAAAATAAATTCGACTTGACCTTTGAGTTGACCGGTTCCCCGTCCGCGTTGAACGATGCCATTAAACACACAGCCTTCAGCGGACGGATCATCATCGGTTCTTGGTATGGACAAAAACAGGCGGAGATCGACCTCGGCGGTTCATTTCACCGTTCGCGCATAAAATTGATCGCTTCGCAGGTCAGTACTATTTCGCCAGAGTTAAGCGGACGCTGGGACAAGGCTCGCAGGTTTGAGGTCGCGTGGGATGCGCTGGAAAGGATCCAGCCTGAGAAGTGGATCACGCATCGCTTTTCGATCGATGATGCGGAGAAGGCATATCAACTGCTGGATGAGAATCCGCAGGAGGCGATACAGATTTTAATTTCCTTATAAATTGGAGAAGGCATACATGTTTGTTGGTTTTTGGAAAAGGCTTCAAGCCTTTCTTTGGGATTATCTGATCATCCTCGGTTATATTGCGGTCCTGACCTTCGTTTTATGGCTGGCGCGCGCGCCGGAATGGCTGTTCACAAACCGCGTTGGAGCGCAGCTATCAGGCATTCTGACCTTAACTCTTCCTGTGACGCTGTATTTTTCCTTCTTTGAATCATCAATAAAACAAGCCACCTGGGGAAAATCCCGACTGGGATTGATGGTGGCGGACAAGGATGGACACCGCATCCAATTCGGGAGAGCATTTGCACGCGCCGCGCTTAAGTTCATTCCCTGGGAGATTGCGCATACGCTTATTTGGCAGGTCAATTATCTTCCTGAAACCGATCCTTTATGGATTAATACAGGATTCGCGCTGGTATATGTGCTGATCGGAATAAACATCGCCAGTCTTTTTATGACCAAGAAACGCCAAACGATCTATGATTTGATCACCGATACTTATATCCTTGACGCCAAACGAGCAATCACATGAAATTCAACCGCCTCACTCTCGATAATTGTCACACCGCCACGGGCATCGTCCTCATCATTGACGTTCTGCGCGCGTTCTCGACCGCGGCATATGCCTTCTCGCGCGGCGCGAAGGAAATCCGGCTTGTCAGCGGCGTGCAGGAAGCGCTTGACTTGAAATCTCAAATCCCCGGTGCAAAGGCGATGGGCGAAGTGGGCGGGCTGCCACCGGAAGGATTCGACTTCGGCAACTCCCCCACCCGCATTCTGGAGCACGACCTGACGGGTGTTACACTGGTTCAGCGCACAGGCGCAGGGACGCAGGGCGCGGTGCGCAGCGTCAATGCCGAGGTGATGCTGGCGACGAGTTTCGTCGTCGCACAGGCAACGATGGATTATGTTTTGCGGTTGAATCCCGGCGAAATCACCTTCGTCATCACGGGTGGGATGGGAAATGATGAAGATGTAGCCTGTGCCGACTTTTTGGAGAAACAGGTTACGGGTCAAGAAACAGAGGCGCAGGAATATATCCGCCGCGTATACGCTTCACGCGATGCACTCGAGCACATGCCCGACCATCCGCAGTTTCCAAAAGCCGATCTGGATTATTGCTCACGCATCGACGCCTTCGATTTCGCCATGCCGATCGTGCGCGAGAATGGGAATTTAATCATGAAACCATCAAGGAGCGATCATGTCATTTGAATTGACTCTGATCATAGCAGCGGGACTTCTGCTCATTAGTGTGCTTGTCAGCAAGATCTCAGACAGTTCCGGTATACCTGCGCTTTTACTTTTTCTCAGTTTGGGAATGCTGGCTGGGTCTGACGGACTTGGTCTGATCTATTTCGACGACCCGGAATTGGCTCAATTCATCGGCATCGTTGCGCTGAACCTGATCCTGTTCGCGGGCGGGTTAGATACCGACTGGAAGGATGTGCGCCCAATACTCAAGCATGGGGCTGCACTTTCCACCTTCGGCGTTTTTATCACTGCCCTAGTCGTGGGAATCACAGCGCAATATCTCTTGGGCATCACGCTGTTCCAGGGACTCTTACTGGGCGCCATTGTTTCCTCCACCGATGCGGCGGCGGTATTTTCGATCTTACGTTCAAAGAGTTTGGGGCTGAAAGGGAAACTGCGTCCGCTGCTCGAATTCGAATCGGGAAGCAACGATCCCATGGCGGTCTTTTTAACCATTGGCATGATCCAACTGATCACGCAACCCGAAGCACAGATCATCGATCTTTTCGGTTCATTCGTCTTGCAAATGGTGGTCGGCGCTCTATGCGGACTTCTTTTCGGCAAGCTCCTGGTCTTCCTTGCCAACCGTATCCAACTCGGCTTTGACGGCTTGTATCCCGTCCTGACCCTCTCGATCGTGTTCCTGACTTACAGCGCCACAACCATGTTATACGGAAATGGATTTCTCGCCGTCTACATTGCAGGGATCGTCGCCGGGCATCAGGATTTTTTGCACCGCCGCAGTGTCATTCGCTTTCACGACGGGATGGCATGGCTGATGCAGATCACCATGTTCCTTGCACTCGGACTGCTGGTCTTTCCTGCGGAAATCCCGCCGATCATCACTACGGGAATGCTGATCGCTGTCTCTTTGATCTTTCTCGCCCGCCCGATCAGCGTCTTCCTCATGCTCCTGCCGACAAAGTACACGATCAGAGAAAAACTTTTTATTTCCTGGGTGGGTCTGCGCGGCGCGGTTCCGGTCATTCTCGCAACATTTCCCCTCACCGCCGGAATTGAACAAGCGGATGTGATCTTCAATATCATCTTCTTCGTTGTATTGACATCCGCATTAATACAAGGCGCTTCCATCCCATATGTTGCCAAATGGTTGAAGGTGGATTTACCTGTAACAAAGAAACCTGTCTATCCGATAGAGTTTAACCCGGTCAGCGGATTTAAGAGCGAATTAAAGGAGTTGACCATCCCGCCAGCCTCTTACATGGAGGGGAAAACCATCGTGGAGTTGAATCTCCCGCAGGAATTTCTCATCATCCTGATCGCGCGTGAGAACGAATTCATCCTGCCCAGCGGCGGGATCACCCTTCAGGCAGGAGATACGCTGATCGTACTTTCGGACAGGGATTCGCTCGCTCTTGTCGAATTCAATATGAAAAAGTCAATACAAAAGAACAGCCGTTCATAAGGAGATGTCCATGTACACACTCGGAGTTCGGCGGGAATTCATCGCGCGTCACTTCCTGATCGGCGGGGATTGGGGTCCCGAAAATTTTCCCAACTCACATCACTACATTTTGGAATTGCAACTCGAAGGAGTTGATCTCGACCAGCATGGCTACCTCGTGGATATCGTGAACGTGGAAACACATCTCGATGATGTGGTCGGCTATTACAGGGAGCAAATGCTCAACGAAAAGCCCGAATTTGCGGGGCTGAACCCGTCCATTGAGCATTTCGCGCGGATCCTGGCAACGACCCTCAATGAAAAGATAACAGCAAAAAACATCACAGGCTTGAAAGTGGTCTTGTGGGAGAACGATTCCGCGTGGGCGGCATATCGGGTTGACCGTTAATGTCATGCTGAGGAGCTGCTCTTTGGCGACGAATCATCCCGCCTCAAAAGCTAGAGACTCTTCGCTTCGCTCAGAGTGACATTGGATATGAAAATTGGTCTGGTCATATACGGCTCGCTCGATACACTCAGCGGCGGGTACATGTACGACCGCAGGCTGGTGGACTATCTCCGCGCACAAGGCGATATGGTGGAGATCATCTCGCTTCCCTGGCGAAATTACGCATCCCACTTAATTGATAACTTCTCATTCAAATTACCCGCCAATCTTGACATACTCATTCAGGATGAACTCAATCATCCTTCGCTCATCACCGCGAATCGATATCCGCCCCCCTATCCCATCATCAGCCTGGTCCATCATTTGCGGTATTCCGAACTGCGCCCGAAGTGGCAGAATGCGTTCTACCGCATCATCGAAAAGAAATATCTACAAAGCGTGGATGGCTTCATCTTCAACTCGCAAACAACAAGAAATGTGGTTAATGGATTGACGAATCATGATAAGCCGTTCGTAGTTGCATATCCACCAACGGATAGGTTTGGGAATGCAATTTCGGAAAAGGAAATACAGCAAAGAAGTAAAAAGAAAGAATTACGAATCCTTTTTCTCGGCAATCTTATCGAACGCAAAGGGCTTCACACATTGCTCGAAGCCATCCGCAGTCTTCCACATTCCAATTTCCAGCTTGACATCGTTGGTTCATTAACATCCGAACCAAAATATGTAAAACAAATCCAGGAATTCATCACAAAGAATCATCTTTCCTCGTTCATCTTTCTTCATAGCTCACTCAACAACCAGCCGCTCATTGACAAACTAAAATCCGCCCATGTCCTCGTCGTGCCATCCTCCTATGAGGGCTTCGGGATTGTCTACCTCGAGGGGATGTGTTTCGGGCTTCCCGCCATCGGCACGACATCTGGCGCGGCGGGTGAGATCATCGAGGACGGCGTCACGGGATACCTGATCCAGCCGGGAGATGCTCAGGGATTGGCGAACAGGCTTGAGGTCCTGAATGAGAGGCGCGACCTTCTCGTCCAGATGAGTCTCGCGGCACGGAACCGCTATCTGCGTCAGCCAAAATGGGACGAGACCGCAAGTCAGATTCGGGAATTTCTGCGTTCGTTTTTGTGATGAACGGCTGAAACTTTGGGGGATATTATCCGTATAATAAAAACGATGATCTACACGTACCAAATCAATGGCATGCCCGTGCAAACGGGTGACATTATCTGCACGATGAACGGAAAACCCGACATTCTGCCCGGGGAGTTTTGGCGTTTGATCGGGCGGCTTGTGCCCGGCGACGTGGACCATGTTGCGATCTATGTCGGTCCTGATGGACGCTGTGTGGAAGCGGGCGCACGCGGCGTGATCTCGTTCGATGTGCCGCGCGGCGAATGGAATACGGAACTCATGGCGCGTCAACGCGGACTTTTGTTCGACACATTTTATGGAGTGGTTTCGCCGCTGGATGTTCTGGGCTTTTCAAGCGATGAAGAAATACACATGCGCACCGCCATCGCTTCCTACGCGCTTGCACAGATCGGCAAGCCATACAACCTTAACTTTTTGAACGCCGAGCGGGAGGACGCTTTTTATTGCAGTCAACTCGCCTACAAGGCGTATCAGCGCGTGGGCATCGATTTGAACACCGGGCTTGCAATGGAGCAATTGCCCGGCACGAACTACATCATTTATCCGCAGGAGATTTGGGAAGGCTTTTCTCACAGACAAAGCCGAATGCAGTTTGCCGTGGCGCCTGCATAAATCCCCCGCTCGGGGGGATTTTTTAATGTGATATATTCGCCCGTTATGAGACGCATCATCGGCATCCTGCTCATCGCCATCTCCGCCGCCTCGTTCGGGACACTCGCCATCTTCGGCAGGTTCGCCTACGCAGACGGCATGGACATTTTCACCGTCCTCTTTCTGCGATTCGGATTCTCCGCCGCGTTCATGACCGTGATCCTGCTCCTGCGCAAGGAACCTTTTCCACGCGGACAGATTCTCGCACAACTCGTCGGCATGGGCGCGCTGGGCTACGTCGGTCAATCGTTCTCGTACCTGACCGCCATCCAATACGCCTCGGCAGGACTGGTCGCGCTGCTGCTTTATCTCTATCCCATCTTCGTTGCGATTCTATCCACCATCTTCCTGCACGAAAAACTGACCCGCGTGAAGATCACCGCGCTGGTCATCGCGTTCATTGGAACTTTGCTCACCGTCGGTCCCGCCGGCGGACAACTCACCGGCATCTTGCTTGCCGTTGCCGCCGCACTGATCTACTCCATCTATATCATCGTCGGCACGAACGTGATGAAGCATGTGTCGGCGGTGCAATCTTCGACAGTCATCTTCGCTTCGGCTGGCGCAGTGTACGGACTGCTGACCTTCGTCAACGGCGCAACTTTTCCTGCCAGCAATGCAGGTTGGATGGCGGTTTTGGGTCTCGTGGTCGTCTCCACCATCATCCCCGTCGTCACCTTCCTGGCAGGCTTGGAGCGGATCGGTCCCACCAATGCGGCGATGCTCTCCACGCTGGAGCCTGTCGTCACGGTGCTGCTCGCAGCGTGGTTGTTTGGCGAAACCCTGCTCCCCATCGTCCTGCTCGGCGGCGGGTTGATCCTGGCGGCTGTTGTGATTTTGACACGGGCAGAATTGCAGTCAAAAGACATATCGGGGATATAATTATCCTGAAAGGTCACCAATTAAATCACCCACGATTTGGATGCAATACCAATCAAATCCATCTGTGGTTAAACAAAGGATTTTATGAACTTCGAACAATTTCAACTCGATTCCCGCCTGATGCAGGGAATCAAAAAGGCGGGCTACGATGTGGCAACGCCCATTCAGGAAGCCGCCATCCCCGCCGCCGTGCGCGGACGGGACATCATCGGCACGGCACAGACCGGCACCGGCAAGACCGCCGCCTTCGTCCTGCCGATCTTGAACAAACTTCTCAGCGGACAGCGCAACGTCTCACGTGCGCTGATCGTCACGCCGACGCGCGAACTGGCGGAGCAGATCAACGACGTGATCAAGACCCTGTCAGCGGGGACAAAGCTGAAGAGCGCAACCATCTACGGGGGAGTCGGAGCCGCGCCGCAGATCCAGGCATTGCGCAACGGCGCGGAAATCCTAGTCGCCTGCCCGGGGCGTCTGCTTGATCTCATCCAGCAGGGACATGCAAAAATGAACCGCATCGAGATCCTTGTTCTCGATGAAGCCGACCGCATGTTCGACATGGGCTTCCTGCCCGACGTGCGCCGCATTGTGAAAGCCGTGCCGGAGCAGCGGCAGACGATGTTGTTCTCCGCCACGTTCCCGCCAGATGTGGAACTGCTCGCGCAGCAGGCATTGAAGCAACCGCAAAAAATTGCGATGGGCATCGTCCGCCCCGCGTACACGGTGTCGCACGCGCTGTATCCCGTGCCGCCGCATTTGAAGTCCGCGTTGTTGATCGAACTGCTCAAACGCACCGACACGAATTCGGTGCTGGTATTCACGCGCACAAAATATCGCGCGCAGAAGGTGGCGCAACAGATTTTACGGGCAGGCTTCAAGGTCACAAGTTTGCACGGCGATCGAACACAGGGACAACGTCAGTCTGCGCTCAAGGGTTTCAAGTCTGGAGCGCACAGCATC from Anaerolineales bacterium includes:
- a CDS encoding YiiX/YebB-like N1pC/P60 family cysteine hydrolase encodes the protein MIYTYQINGMPVQTGDIICTMNGKPDILPGEFWRLIGRLVPGDVDHVAIYVGPDGRCVEAGARGVISFDVPRGEWNTELMARQRGLLFDTFYGVVSPLDVLGFSSDEEIHMRTAIASYALAQIGKPYNLNFLNAEREDAFYCSQLAYKAYQRVGIDLNTGLAMEQLPGTNYIIYPQEIWEGFSHRQSRMQFAVAPA
- a CDS encoding DEAD/DEAH box helicase; translation: MNFEQFQLDSRLMQGIKKAGYDVATPIQEAAIPAAVRGRDIIGTAQTGTGKTAAFVLPILNKLLSGQRNVSRALIVTPTRELAEQINDVIKTLSAGTKLKSATIYGGVGAAPQIQALRNGAEILVACPGRLLDLIQQGHAKMNRIEILVLDEADRMFDMGFLPDVRRIVKAVPEQRQTMLFSATFPPDVELLAQQALKQPQKIAMGIVRPAYTVSHALYPVPPHLKSALLIELLKRTDTNSVLVFTRTKYRAQKVAQQILRAGFKVTSLHGDRTQGQRQSALKGFKSGAHSIMVATDIAARGLDIETISHVINYDMPDTADAYIHRIGRTGRAQRTGDAFTLVTPEDNDMIRTLERIMGAPLERKTIEEFDYSLPAPPRSATGGRGRGAPREDSRRPPKPSTLTSFAKNRLAPRKRR
- a CDS encoding DMT family transporter → MRRIIGILLIAISAASFGTLAIFGRFAYADGMDIFTVLFLRFGFSAAFMTVILLLRKEPFPRGQILAQLVGMGALGYVGQSFSYLTAIQYASAGLVALLLYLYPIFVAILSTIFLHEKLTRVKITALVIAFIGTLLTVGPAGGQLTGILLAVAAALIYSIYIIVGTNVMKHVSAVQSSTVIFASAGAVYGLLTFVNGATFPASNAGWMAVLGLVVVSTIIPVVTFLAGLERIGPTNAAMLSTLEPVVTVLLAAWLFGETLLPIVLLGGGLILAAVVILTRAELQSKDISGI